One part of the Acidobacteriota bacterium genome encodes these proteins:
- the dacB gene encoding D-alanyl-D-alanine carboxypeptidase/D-alanyl-D-alanine-endopeptidase translates to MDVHRLTSRPLAVPEIGRGRYARRLGGARDGQGAHPSSRPSVPRGRIIGPMSPAGLVLALLAAAPSASPLPPAVAREVRSAEARHLAVGLAARFPGGPVLARYRAAAPMRPASVMKLLTAACALERLGPAYRFDTEFVARGTPDAGGTLHGPLWAVGGGDPLLRAEDLWAALRELRALGLRRIEGPLVGDAGRLEAAGRPPSWPAERAPDPYDAEQGALSLAWNSVEAIVRPAGRRGAPAAVGLFPVRAGIEVVNSVRTADATRIEVSVTRRPDGRARLALRGTIGLGSPPFRRWVRLEDPAAAFLAAAAELAPAAGIELAGGVDRGTAPPDARPLGRRASPDLATVIRALLKHSLNGAAETVLRGLAAADGVPRASTGDGLLRLRECLAAWKVPLRGLELRDGSGLAPSDRLTADALVSVLLRAWERPAWGPELLVALPRAGEDGSLAGRLGGLRGRLRAKTGSLRGVAALAGYAWTRGGRPVAFAVLVNGAADRPAPTGVADRLARAIVAAADELEISPDPSR, encoded by the coding sequence GTGGACGTTCACCGTCTGACCTCCCGGCCGCTGGCGGTGCCCGAGATCGGCCGCGGCCGCTACGCGCGCCGCCTCGGCGGCGCGCGGGACGGACAAGGGGCGCATCCTAGCAGCCGCCCCTCCGTCCCGCGAGGCCGTATCATCGGACCGATGTCACCGGCCGGCCTCGTCCTCGCTCTCCTCGCCGCCGCTCCGTCGGCCTCGCCGCTCCCTCCCGCCGTGGCCCGGGAGGTGCGTTCGGCGGAGGCAAGGCACCTCGCCGTGGGGCTCGCCGCGCGATTCCCCGGGGGACCGGTGCTGGCCCGGTATCGCGCGGCGGCGCCGATGAGGCCGGCGTCGGTGATGAAGCTGCTCACCGCCGCCTGCGCGCTCGAGCGGCTCGGTCCCGCCTACCGGTTCGACACCGAGTTCGTCGCCCGCGGCACGCCCGATGCCGGCGGCACGCTGCACGGCCCCCTCTGGGCCGTCGGCGGCGGCGACCCGCTGCTGCGCGCGGAAGATCTGTGGGCCGCGCTCCGCGAGCTGCGCGCCCTCGGGCTGCGCCGGATCGAGGGTCCCCTCGTCGGCGACGCCGGAAGGCTCGAGGCGGCGGGACGTCCTCCTTCCTGGCCGGCGGAGCGCGCTCCCGACCCCTACGACGCCGAGCAGGGCGCCCTCTCGCTCGCGTGGAACTCCGTCGAGGCGATCGTCCGCCCGGCAGGCCGGCGCGGGGCGCCCGCCGCCGTCGGCCTCTTCCCCGTGCGCGCCGGGATCGAGGTCGTGAACTCCGTGCGCACGGCGGACGCGACCCGCATCGAGGTCTCCGTGACCCGCCGGCCCGACGGGCGCGCGCGGCTCGCCCTGCGCGGGACCATCGGTCTCGGCTCCCCGCCGTTCCGGCGCTGGGTCCGGCTCGAGGATCCGGCCGCCGCCTTCCTCGCGGCCGCGGCCGAACTGGCCCCGGCGGCCGGGATCGAGCTCGCCGGGGGGGTGGACCGCGGAACGGCGCCGCCCGACGCCCGTCCGCTGGGACGGCGCGCGAGCCCCGACCTCGCCACCGTGATCCGCGCGCTCCTGAAGCACTCCTTGAACGGGGCGGCGGAAACGGTGCTCCGGGGCCTCGCGGCGGCCGACGGCGTTCCCCGCGCCTCCACCGGCGACGGGCTCCTGCGGCTTCGCGAGTGCCTGGCCGCCTGGAAGGTGCCCCTTCGCGGCCTGGAGCTGCGGGACGGTTCGGGACTGGCGCCCTCCGACCGGCTGACCGCCGACGCGCTGGTCTCGGTCCTGCTGCGCGCCTGGGAGCGCCCGGCGTGGGGTCCGGAGCTCCTGGTCGCGCTCCCCCGCGCCGGCGAGGACGGCTCGCTCGCCGGCCGCCTGGGGGGGCTGCGCGGCCGGCTCCGGGCGAAGACGGGATCGCTGCGCGGCGTCGCCGCCCTCGCCGGTTACGCGTGGACGCGCGGCGGCCGGCCGGTCGCCTTCGCCGTGCTGGTCAACGGCGCCGCCGACCGGCCCGCCCCCACCGGCGTCGCCGACCGCCTCGCCCGCGCCATCGTCGCGGCGGCCGACGAGCTCGAGATTTCTCCGGATCCTTCCCGCTGA
- a CDS encoding ADP-forming succinate--CoA ligase subunit beta gives MNVHEYQAKEILARFGVPVPEGRVATTPEEARAAAEALGGRVVVKAQIHAGGRGKAGGVKLADGPEEAERAAAGMLGRALVTPQTGLQGRVVRKVYVTRALDIAHEYYLSLLVDRAQAKILVMASAEGGVEIEKVAAESPEKLLKLHVDPVTGYQGWLGRRLGFGLGLDARQVRAFDGMLRALVRCFEETDASLIEINPLVTTPDGSLFALDAKLNFDDNALYRHEEIAAMRDPGEEDPLEVEASEAGLNYIKLDGSVGCMVNGAGLAMATMDIIDLAGARPANFLDVGGGASKEAVAKAFRILLRDPDVRAVLVNIFGGIVRCDRVAQGIVDAAREVELTVPLVVRLQGTNAAEARKLLADSGLELEVAEALDEAARAVVAAAGGAR, from the coding sequence GTGAACGTCCACGAGTACCAGGCCAAGGAGATTCTCGCGCGCTTCGGCGTCCCGGTTCCGGAGGGGCGGGTGGCGACCACGCCGGAGGAGGCCCGCGCCGCCGCCGAGGCGCTGGGGGGGCGCGTCGTCGTCAAGGCCCAGATTCACGCCGGGGGGCGCGGCAAGGCGGGCGGCGTCAAGCTGGCCGACGGCCCCGAAGAGGCCGAGCGCGCCGCGGCGGGCATGCTGGGACGGGCGCTGGTCACCCCCCAGACCGGGCTGCAGGGCCGCGTGGTCCGCAAGGTCTACGTGACGCGTGCGCTCGACATCGCGCACGAGTACTACCTTTCGCTGCTCGTCGACCGGGCCCAGGCGAAGATCCTGGTGATGGCCTCCGCGGAGGGCGGCGTCGAGATCGAGAAGGTGGCCGCGGAGTCCCCCGAGAAGCTGCTCAAGCTCCACGTCGATCCGGTCACCGGATACCAGGGCTGGCTCGGCCGCAGGCTCGGCTTCGGTCTCGGCCTGGACGCGCGCCAGGTCCGCGCCTTCGACGGCATGCTCCGGGCGCTGGTCCGCTGCTTCGAGGAGACGGACGCCTCGTTGATCGAGATCAACCCCCTGGTGACGACGCCGGACGGCAGCCTGTTCGCGCTCGACGCCAAGCTCAACTTCGACGACAACGCGCTGTACCGCCACGAGGAGATCGCCGCCATGCGCGATCCGGGGGAGGAGGATCCGCTGGAGGTGGAGGCCTCCGAGGCGGGCCTGAACTACATCAAGCTCGACGGCTCGGTCGGCTGCATGGTGAACGGAGCGGGGCTCGCGATGGCGACGATGGACATCATCGACCTCGCCGGCGCGCGCCCCGCGAACTTCCTCGACGTCGGGGGCGGCGCGTCGAAGGAAGCGGTGGCGAAGGCCTTCAGGATCCTGCTGCGGGATCCGGACGTCCGCGCGGTGCTGGTGAACATCTTCGGCGGGATCGTCCGCTGCGACCGCGTGGCCCAGGGGATCGTCGACGCCGCCCGCGAGGTGGAGCTGACCGTTCCGCTCGTCGTCCGGCTCCAGGGGACGAACGCCGCCGAGGCGCGGAAGCTCCTCGCCGACTCCGGGCTCGAGTTGGAGGTCGCCGAGGCGCTGGACGAAGCGGCGCGCGCCGTCGTCGCCGCCGCGGGAGGTGCGCGATGA
- the sucD gene encoding succinate--CoA ligase subunit alpha, with product MSVLVDAGTRVLVQGMTGSEGTFHTRQMIAAGTRVVAGVTPGKGGTVHEGVPVFDTVQEAVERTGANASVVFVPARFAADAILEAVAAEIPLVVAITEGIPVLDMLRVKNALARSRTRLIGPNCPGIITPGRCKIGIMPAEIHRPGTIGVLSRSGTLTYEAVDQLTRRGLGQSTCIGIGGDPIIGSPFTSLLPLFEEDPQTEAVVLIGEIGGTAEEEAAAWAREHMTKPLVAFIAGATAPPGRRMGHAGAIISGGKGTAAEKKRALREAGVTVVDSPAEIGETVARLVGAAPAGGR from the coding sequence ATGAGCGTCCTGGTCGACGCGGGGACGCGGGTCCTCGTCCAGGGGATGACCGGCTCCGAGGGAACGTTCCACACCCGCCAGATGATCGCCGCGGGGACGCGAGTGGTGGCGGGCGTCACGCCGGGGAAGGGGGGCACCGTCCACGAGGGCGTCCCGGTGTTCGACACCGTTCAGGAGGCGGTGGAGCGGACCGGGGCGAACGCGTCGGTCGTGTTCGTGCCGGCGCGCTTCGCCGCCGACGCGATCCTCGAGGCGGTGGCCGCGGAGATCCCGCTCGTCGTCGCGATCACCGAGGGGATCCCGGTGCTCGACATGCTGCGCGTCAAGAACGCGCTCGCGCGCAGCCGGACCCGTCTCATCGGACCCAACTGCCCCGGCATCATCACGCCCGGCCGGTGCAAGATCGGCATCATGCCCGCCGAGATCCACCGCCCCGGGACGATCGGCGTCCTCTCGCGGTCCGGAACGCTGACCTACGAGGCGGTCGACCAGCTCACCCGCCGCGGGCTCGGGCAGTCGACCTGCATCGGCATCGGAGGCGATCCGATCATCGGCTCGCCCTTCACCTCGCTGCTCCCGCTCTTCGAAGAGGATCCGCAGACCGAGGCGGTGGTGCTCATCGGGGAGATCGGCGGGACCGCCGAGGAGGAGGCGGCCGCGTGGGCGCGGGAGCACATGACGAAGCCGCTCGTCGCCTTCATCGCGGGGGCCACGGCGCCCCCGGGCCGGCGCATGGGCCACGCCGGGGCGATCATCAGCGGCGGCAAGGGCACGGCCGCCGAGAAGAAGCGGGCGCTCCGCGAGGCGGGCGTCACCGTGGTGGATTCGCCGGCGGAGATCGGCGAGACGGTCGCCCGGCTAGTCGGTGCGGCGCCCGCGGGAGGGCGGTGA
- a CDS encoding nucleoside-diphosphate kinase codes for MARERTLAIVKPDAMRKNALGPALAAAAEAGLSVVAVETLWLSKRQAEGFYAVHRERPFFDSLTDFMSSGPIAVMVLEGEDAIAVWRRILGATDPAKAAPGTLRARFGTDIQANGFHGSDGPETAAFEIAYMFPGRAL; via the coding sequence ATGGCGAGGGAGCGGACGTTGGCGATCGTCAAGCCGGACGCGATGCGGAAGAACGCGCTCGGTCCGGCGCTCGCGGCGGCGGCCGAAGCCGGCCTTTCGGTGGTCGCCGTCGAGACCCTGTGGCTGTCCAAGCGCCAGGCGGAGGGATTCTACGCCGTCCACCGGGAGCGGCCGTTCTTCGACTCCCTCACCGATTTCATGTCGTCCGGACCGATCGCGGTGATGGTCCTGGAGGGCGAGGACGCGATCGCCGTGTGGCGCCGGATCCTCGGCGCGACCGACCCGGCGAAAGCGGCTCCGGGGACCCTCCGGGCCCGATTCGGGACCGACATCCAGGCCAACGGCTTCCACGGATCCGACGGTCCGGAGACGGCGGCCTTCGAGATCGCCTACATGTTCCCCGGCCGCGCCCTCTGA